The following coding sequences lie in one Syngnathus scovelli strain Florida chromosome 1, RoL_Ssco_1.2, whole genome shotgun sequence genomic window:
- the zgc:66433 gene encoding capping protein-inhibiting regulator of actin dynamics isoform X2 yields the protein MSWFHSLRDDFTLRPFEIQETPSDPAAMASGPPDVMANQEPVEVVEECSGKKKSKFQTFKNFFVRKKKKEPSGDHAELKGSQSSDNISKTSENNTLSRSEKGKGSKISLGSKALSHDSVFVSDSSEANEALGASQDSIHGKVKSLQLQLKQAIRLGSPPSLMCVKRTEDAGTMSEDDGLPCSPPEYTSSQAATNQAERNNSLNRTGVDSDEDQLSSRAVSPLVTVPGDFSQPASPFGCLDNSAAKHKLGLRHKACNRRKAANKLEIKSEEHNGMDGSLNISFPDSLEAPEEEEKQDASEDALKQKPKEEKEAQEKEQPLLHEAAEEDELDVSLVQDTSCHSGVVAADIQLSPSPELSNGGSSLDSPIATPEPPAGHQDFWDHSLVNGKEKGMDGLDLGEEDGLGEGVEGDSSFLQEVLSSLKTPLPSCTPCVASEDVVLDLNEENKEQENEEEVKDEPAFPQTAPCDILLDQSSEEEEEEEEEEEEEEEEEEEEEEEEEEEAVALTSPFLHVDEEEESEDDDEKEEEEEELVVERFSQPCIHLEDEHHDLPQEVKPEEQHDLYRTESNHREELETEASKEDQKLINLQLEAEGHEVRAYVEEEEKQEWIEVAEDEDWEMLPVETCQEVCNVTLLPEQRETSHVDAMGNPQCTHEVETLQESCDPVTDLKSQMFPNENDRESKAREENEDFKHTELHSGEDDGKDGDVEQEELLEMEEEIGTKQTISFRLSSSHFESPSQDTETLALSTTNTPSETDPPAETNTPIVPCETVTLEETTICTESLHASETFPHAEVNTPTETFSNYQPLTTPVHTNLVSPCSESGTFAFQLSPSDEDPKVAASYTITEQHVDEETIDTGMEIKEEPVTPICDTDVVDEAMPPPEEEVVNQLPERPNESKVRFTIIPAWQRSLSGGEAKEIPPPSSAPTPSQEPGDEDVEETTKKDPQLEAQMEKCVKTTVAGGTAVKALNDVVQDPETAQTSAAAGKEESAVAMEGNCNNPFGIRLRKTAVLHRFSSEEENTEAPVEPPAQPVTCKVEMSSCKPSISPPVFTKPALPKKPDVHGETGVKSKRVSEPAAARGVTVESEGPSWISMARQKQKIYKENPLDEMTVKKEDQDSNSSLPSYVSQTSKKELCTKTSDFIGKVSSSEISKSSSTTENETRKPLSPVTPVPPQLPKCQPLPCPVTPKPTLPSVISKPAPQAPSSQRSLSPPTPVPVPIKAPSSSNPPAVSKPPIEPKPAQSPSTTLTSPPFPSRINPPLTASRVPALSGPPTASQRGLPPPSLPQDEPPWMALAKKKAKAWSEMPQIVQ from the exons ATGTCTTGGTTTCACTCCCTGAGAGATGACTTCACTCTGAGGCCGTTTGAGATCCAGGAAACACC CAGTGACCCTGCAGCCATGGCATCAGGACCTCCAGATGTGATGGCCAACCAGGAGCCTGTTGAGGTTGTGGAAGAGTGCTCAG GAAAGAAGAAGTCCAAGTTCCAGACTTTTAAAAACTTCTTtgtgaggaagaagaaaaaggagccGTCAGGAGATCATGCAGAGCTTAAAGGCAGCCAGTCGAGTGATAACATCAGCAAAACATCCGAAAACAATACTCTCAGTCGCTCGGAGAAGGGGAAAGG GTCAAAGATTAGCCTGGGCAGCAAGGCCTTGTCACACGACTCCGTCTTTGTCTCGGACTCGTCGGAGGCCAACGAGGCTCTGGGGGCATCTCAGGACAGCATTCATGGAAAAGTGAAATCTCTTCAG CTTCAGCTGAAGCAGGCCATCAGGCTGGGCTCTCCTCCATCGCTGATGTGTGTCAAGAGGACGGAAGATGCCGGAACCATGTCGGAGGATGACGGTCTGCCCTGCAGTCCCCCTGAGTACACATCTTCTCAAGCAGCCACG AATCAGGCTGAGAGGAACAATTCACTCAACCGTACGGGGGTAGATAGTGACGAAGACCAG TTGTCCAGCAGAGCAGTGAGCCCCCTGGTGACGGTTCCGGGGGATTTCAGTCAGCCGGCAAGCCCTTTTGGCTGTCTGGATAATTCTGCTGCCAAGCACAAGCTGGGCCTAAGACACAAAGCCTGTAACCGGAGGAAAGCTGCCAAT AAGCTTGAGATTAAATCAGAGGAACACAATGGCATGGATGGATCATTGAACATTTCCTTCCCGGACAGTTTAGAGGCaccagaggaagaggagaaacaAG ATGCAAGCGAAGATGCGCTGAAACAAAAGCCAAAAGAGGAGAAAGAAGCTCAGGAGAAAGAGCAGCCATTGTTGCACGAAGCAGCGGAAGAGGATGAGTTGGACGTTTCACTCGTTCAGGACACTTCCTGTCACTCGGGGGTGGTAGCAGCTGACATTCAGCTTTCGCCCTCCCCCGAACTCAGTAACGGAGGCTCTTCTCTGGACAGTCCCAT AGCCACACCGGAACCCCCTGCTGGCCACCAAGATTTCTGGGACCATTCTCTTGTGAATGGAAAAGAGAAGGGCATGGATGGACTAGATCTGGGAGAAGAagatggacttggagaaggtgtGGAGGGTGACAGCTCCTTCTTACAGGAAGTGCTCAGCTCCTTGAAGACGCCCCTACCTTCTTGCACTCCATGTGTGGCCTCTGAGGATGTTGTCCTGGATCTGAATGAAGAGAACAAGGAACAGGAAAATGAAGAAGAGGTGAAGGATGAGCCTGCATTTCCTCAAACTGCTCCATGTGACATCCTATTGGATCAGTccagcgaggaggaggaggaggaggaggaggaggaggaggaggaggaggaggaggaggaggaggaggaggaggaggaggaggaggaggcagttGCTTTGACCAGTCCTTTCCTACATgtggatgaagaagaagaaagtgaaGATGACGATgaaaaagaagaggaggaggaagaacttGTTGTGGAAAGATTCAGTCAGCCTTGT ATCCATTTAGAGGATGAGCATCACGACTTGCCACAAGAAGTGAAACCTGAAGAACAGCACGACTTGTACAGAACAGAATCGAACCACAGGGAAGAATTGGAAACTGAAGCaagtaaggaagatcagaagttaATCAATCTTCAACTGGAGGCAGAAGGTCATGAGGTGAGGGCGTatgtggaggaagaggaaaaACAAGAGTGGATTGAAGTGGCAGAAGACGAAGACTGGGAAATGCTTCCCGTTGAAACATGCCAAGAGGTTTGCAATGTGACGTTATTGCCGGAGCAAAGGGAAACTTCACATGTCGATGCCATGGGTAACCCACAATGCACACATGAAGTTGAAACACTTCAGGAGTCATGTGATCCAGTAACCGACCTCAAGAGCCAAATGTTTCCCAATGAAAATGATCGTGAAAGTAAAGCAAGAGAGGAGAATGAAGACTTCAAGCATACAGAGCTCCATTCAGGAGAAGACGATGGGAAGGATGGAGATGTGGAGCAAGAGGAATTGCTGGAGATGGAAGAAGAAATTGGAACAAAGCAAACGATATCATTTAGATTATCTTCTTCACACTTTGAATCGCCTTCACAAGACACTGAGACCTTGGCTCTGAGCACAACAAACACTCCCAGCGAGACTGACCCTCCCGCCGAGACCAACACTCCCATCGTTCCCTGTGAGACTGTCACTCTTGAAGAGACCACCATTTGCACCGAGAGCCTCCATGCCAGTGAGACCTTCCCTCATGCTGAGGTCAACACTCCCACTGAGACCTTCTCTAACTACCAACCTCTAACCACTCCAGTCCACACAAACCTTGTCTCTCCGTGCTCGGAGTCGGGCACATTTGCCTTTCAGTTGTCTCCATCTGACGAAGATCCTAAAGTTGCGGCATCTTATACAATAACAGAGCAACATGTTGATGAAGAGACCATTGACACTGGAATGGAAATCAAAGAAGAGCCAGTGACTCCGATTTGTGATACAGATGTTGTAGATGAAGCCATGCCTCCACCTGAGGAGGAAGTAGTCAACCAGTTACCGGAACGTCCCAATGAGAGCAAAGTTCGCTTCACAATCATCCCTGCCTGGCAGAGATCCCTCTCTGGTGGGGAGGCCAAAGAGATCCCGCCCCCTTCATCAGCACCAACCCCCAGCCAAGAGCCCGGAGATGAGGATGTGGAGGAGACCACCAAGAAGGACCCACAGTTGGAGGCCCAGATGGAGAAATGTGTCAAAACAACAGTGGCTGGTGGGACTGCTGTCAAAGCTCTCAATGATGTAGTCCAGGACCCGGAGACAGCACAAACCTCTGCTGCTGCAGGTAAAGAAG AGAGCGCTGTGGCGATGGAGGGAAACTGCAACAATCCCTTTGGAATTCGGCTGAGGAAGACTGCAGTTCTGCATCGCTTTAGTTCGGAAGAGGAAAACACAGAG GCACCCGTTGAGCCTCCGGCGCAGCCTGTTACTTGTAAAGTTGAAATGAGCAGTTGTAAACCGTCCATAAGTCCACCGGTTTTCACCAAACCTGCCCTTCCCAAGAAACCAGATGTCCACGGGGAGACTGGAGTGAAAAGCAAACGTGTCTCAG AACCTGCTGCAGCTCGTGGTGTCACCGTTGAATCTGAGGGTCCCAGCTGGATCTCCATGGCCAGACAGAAACAGAAGATCTATAAAGAAAATCCACTGGACGAGATGACCGTCAAGAAG GAGGACCAAGACAGTAACTCTTCATTGCCTTCGTATGTCAGCCAAACATCAAAAAAGGAACTCTGCACTAAAACATCCGACTTCATCGGAAAAG tgagttcatcagagatcAGTAAGTCTTCATCAACTACCGAAAACGAGACCAGGAAGCCACTCTCCCCTGTTACTCCAGTGCCACCTCAGCTTCCCAAATGTCAGCCACTCCCTTGCCCTGTTACCCCTAAACCCACTCTTCCTTCAGTCATCTCCAAACCCGCACCACAGGCCCCCTCCTCTCAACGATCCCTATCCCCTCCTACTCCTGTTCCAGTTCCCATAAAAGCTCCTTCTAGCTCCAACCCGCCCGCTGTGTCCAAACCCCCCATAGAACCCAAGCCAGCGCAGAGCCCAAGCACGACACTCACTTCGCCCCCTTTTCCATCAAGAATCAACCCTCCGCTGACGGCTTCAAGAGTTCCTGCACTTTCTGGTCCGCCGACGGCGTCTCAGCGTGGTCTCCCACCTCCATctttgccccaggatgagccacCGTGGATGGCTCTGGCCAAGAAGAAGGCCAAAGCCTGGAGCGAGATGCCCCAGATAGTTCAGTGA
- the zgc:66433 gene encoding capping protein-inhibiting regulator of actin dynamics isoform X6: MYGCFKIKNSDPAAMASGPPDVMANQEPVEVVEECSGKKKSKFQTFKNFFVRKKKKEPSGDHAELKGSQSSDNISKTSENNTLSRSEKGKGSKISLGSKALSHDSVFVSDSSEANEALGASQDSIHGKVKSLQLQLKQAIRLGSPPSLMCVKRTEDAGTMSEDDGLPCSPPEYTSSQAATNQAERNNSLNRTGVDSDEDQLSSRAVSPLVTVPGDFSQPASPFGCLDNSAAKHKLGLRHKACNRRKAANKLEIKSEEHNGMDGSLNISFPDSLEAPEEEEKQDASEDALKQKPKEEKEAQEKEQPLLHEAAEEDELDVSLVQDTSCHSGVVAADIQLSPSPELSNGGSSLDSPIATPEPPAGHQDFWDHSLVNGKEKGMDGLDLGEEDGLGEGVEGDSSFLQEVLSSLKTPLPSCTPCVASEDVVLDLNEENKEQENEEEVKDEPAFPQTAPCDILLDQSSEEEEEEEEEEEEEEEEEEEEEEEEEEEAVALTSPFLHVDEEEESEDDDEKEEEEEELVVERFSQPCIHLEDEHHDLPQEVKPEEQHDLYRTESNHREELETEASKEDQKLINLQLEAEGHEVRAYVEEEEKQEWIEVAEDEDWEMLPVETCQEVCNVTLLPEQRETSHVDAMGNPQCTHEVETLQESCDPVTDLKSQMFPNENDRESKAREENEDFKHTELHSGEDDGKDGDVEQEELLEMEEEIGTKQTISFRLSSSHFESPSQDTETLALSTTNTPSETDPPAETNTPIVPCETVTLEETTICTESLHASETFPHAEVNTPTETFSNYQPLTTPVHTNLVSPCSESGTFAFQLSPSDEDPKVAASYTITEQHVDEETIDTGMEIKEEPVTPICDTDVVDEAMPPPEEEVVNQLPERPNESKVRFTIIPAWQRSLSGGEAKEIPPPSSAPTPSQEPGDEDVEETTKKDPQLEAQMEKCVKTTVAGGTAVKALNDVVQDPETAQTSAAAGKEESAVAMEGNCNNPFGIRLRKTAVLHRFSSEEENTEAPVEPPAQPVTCKVEMSSCKPSISPPVFTKPALPKKPDVHGETGVKSKRVSEPAAARGVTVESEGPSWISMARQKQKIYKENPLDEMTVKKEDQDSNSSLPSYVSQTSKKELCTKTSDFIGKVSSSEISKSSSTTENETRKPLSPVTPVPPQLPKCQPLPCPVTPKPTLPSVISKPAPQAPSSQRSLSPPTPVPVPIKAPSSSNPPAVSKPPIEPKPAQSPSTTLTSPPFPSRINPPLTASRVPALSGPPTASQRGLPPPSLPQDEPPWMALAKKKAKAWSEMPQIVQ; this comes from the exons ATGTATGGATGCTTCAAGATCAAAAA CAGTGACCCTGCAGCCATGGCATCAGGACCTCCAGATGTGATGGCCAACCAGGAGCCTGTTGAGGTTGTGGAAGAGTGCTCAG GAAAGAAGAAGTCCAAGTTCCAGACTTTTAAAAACTTCTTtgtgaggaagaagaaaaaggagccGTCAGGAGATCATGCAGAGCTTAAAGGCAGCCAGTCGAGTGATAACATCAGCAAAACATCCGAAAACAATACTCTCAGTCGCTCGGAGAAGGGGAAAGG GTCAAAGATTAGCCTGGGCAGCAAGGCCTTGTCACACGACTCCGTCTTTGTCTCGGACTCGTCGGAGGCCAACGAGGCTCTGGGGGCATCTCAGGACAGCATTCATGGAAAAGTGAAATCTCTTCAG CTTCAGCTGAAGCAGGCCATCAGGCTGGGCTCTCCTCCATCGCTGATGTGTGTCAAGAGGACGGAAGATGCCGGAACCATGTCGGAGGATGACGGTCTGCCCTGCAGTCCCCCTGAGTACACATCTTCTCAAGCAGCCACG AATCAGGCTGAGAGGAACAATTCACTCAACCGTACGGGGGTAGATAGTGACGAAGACCAG TTGTCCAGCAGAGCAGTGAGCCCCCTGGTGACGGTTCCGGGGGATTTCAGTCAGCCGGCAAGCCCTTTTGGCTGTCTGGATAATTCTGCTGCCAAGCACAAGCTGGGCCTAAGACACAAAGCCTGTAACCGGAGGAAAGCTGCCAAT AAGCTTGAGATTAAATCAGAGGAACACAATGGCATGGATGGATCATTGAACATTTCCTTCCCGGACAGTTTAGAGGCaccagaggaagaggagaaacaAG ATGCAAGCGAAGATGCGCTGAAACAAAAGCCAAAAGAGGAGAAAGAAGCTCAGGAGAAAGAGCAGCCATTGTTGCACGAAGCAGCGGAAGAGGATGAGTTGGACGTTTCACTCGTTCAGGACACTTCCTGTCACTCGGGGGTGGTAGCAGCTGACATTCAGCTTTCGCCCTCCCCCGAACTCAGTAACGGAGGCTCTTCTCTGGACAGTCCCAT AGCCACACCGGAACCCCCTGCTGGCCACCAAGATTTCTGGGACCATTCTCTTGTGAATGGAAAAGAGAAGGGCATGGATGGACTAGATCTGGGAGAAGAagatggacttggagaaggtgtGGAGGGTGACAGCTCCTTCTTACAGGAAGTGCTCAGCTCCTTGAAGACGCCCCTACCTTCTTGCACTCCATGTGTGGCCTCTGAGGATGTTGTCCTGGATCTGAATGAAGAGAACAAGGAACAGGAAAATGAAGAAGAGGTGAAGGATGAGCCTGCATTTCCTCAAACTGCTCCATGTGACATCCTATTGGATCAGTccagcgaggaggaggaggaggaggaggaggaggaggaggaggaggaggaggaggaggaggaggaggaggaggaggaggaggaggaggcagttGCTTTGACCAGTCCTTTCCTACATgtggatgaagaagaagaaagtgaaGATGACGATgaaaaagaagaggaggaggaagaacttGTTGTGGAAAGATTCAGTCAGCCTTGT ATCCATTTAGAGGATGAGCATCACGACTTGCCACAAGAAGTGAAACCTGAAGAACAGCACGACTTGTACAGAACAGAATCGAACCACAGGGAAGAATTGGAAACTGAAGCaagtaaggaagatcagaagttaATCAATCTTCAACTGGAGGCAGAAGGTCATGAGGTGAGGGCGTatgtggaggaagaggaaaaACAAGAGTGGATTGAAGTGGCAGAAGACGAAGACTGGGAAATGCTTCCCGTTGAAACATGCCAAGAGGTTTGCAATGTGACGTTATTGCCGGAGCAAAGGGAAACTTCACATGTCGATGCCATGGGTAACCCACAATGCACACATGAAGTTGAAACACTTCAGGAGTCATGTGATCCAGTAACCGACCTCAAGAGCCAAATGTTTCCCAATGAAAATGATCGTGAAAGTAAAGCAAGAGAGGAGAATGAAGACTTCAAGCATACAGAGCTCCATTCAGGAGAAGACGATGGGAAGGATGGAGATGTGGAGCAAGAGGAATTGCTGGAGATGGAAGAAGAAATTGGAACAAAGCAAACGATATCATTTAGATTATCTTCTTCACACTTTGAATCGCCTTCACAAGACACTGAGACCTTGGCTCTGAGCACAACAAACACTCCCAGCGAGACTGACCCTCCCGCCGAGACCAACACTCCCATCGTTCCCTGTGAGACTGTCACTCTTGAAGAGACCACCATTTGCACCGAGAGCCTCCATGCCAGTGAGACCTTCCCTCATGCTGAGGTCAACACTCCCACTGAGACCTTCTCTAACTACCAACCTCTAACCACTCCAGTCCACACAAACCTTGTCTCTCCGTGCTCGGAGTCGGGCACATTTGCCTTTCAGTTGTCTCCATCTGACGAAGATCCTAAAGTTGCGGCATCTTATACAATAACAGAGCAACATGTTGATGAAGAGACCATTGACACTGGAATGGAAATCAAAGAAGAGCCAGTGACTCCGATTTGTGATACAGATGTTGTAGATGAAGCCATGCCTCCACCTGAGGAGGAAGTAGTCAACCAGTTACCGGAACGTCCCAATGAGAGCAAAGTTCGCTTCACAATCATCCCTGCCTGGCAGAGATCCCTCTCTGGTGGGGAGGCCAAAGAGATCCCGCCCCCTTCATCAGCACCAACCCCCAGCCAAGAGCCCGGAGATGAGGATGTGGAGGAGACCACCAAGAAGGACCCACAGTTGGAGGCCCAGATGGAGAAATGTGTCAAAACAACAGTGGCTGGTGGGACTGCTGTCAAAGCTCTCAATGATGTAGTCCAGGACCCGGAGACAGCACAAACCTCTGCTGCTGCAGGTAAAGAAG AGAGCGCTGTGGCGATGGAGGGAAACTGCAACAATCCCTTTGGAATTCGGCTGAGGAAGACTGCAGTTCTGCATCGCTTTAGTTCGGAAGAGGAAAACACAGAG GCACCCGTTGAGCCTCCGGCGCAGCCTGTTACTTGTAAAGTTGAAATGAGCAGTTGTAAACCGTCCATAAGTCCACCGGTTTTCACCAAACCTGCCCTTCCCAAGAAACCAGATGTCCACGGGGAGACTGGAGTGAAAAGCAAACGTGTCTCAG AACCTGCTGCAGCTCGTGGTGTCACCGTTGAATCTGAGGGTCCCAGCTGGATCTCCATGGCCAGACAGAAACAGAAGATCTATAAAGAAAATCCACTGGACGAGATGACCGTCAAGAAG GAGGACCAAGACAGTAACTCTTCATTGCCTTCGTATGTCAGCCAAACATCAAAAAAGGAACTCTGCACTAAAACATCCGACTTCATCGGAAAAG tgagttcatcagagatcAGTAAGTCTTCATCAACTACCGAAAACGAGACCAGGAAGCCACTCTCCCCTGTTACTCCAGTGCCACCTCAGCTTCCCAAATGTCAGCCACTCCCTTGCCCTGTTACCCCTAAACCCACTCTTCCTTCAGTCATCTCCAAACCCGCACCACAGGCCCCCTCCTCTCAACGATCCCTATCCCCTCCTACTCCTGTTCCAGTTCCCATAAAAGCTCCTTCTAGCTCCAACCCGCCCGCTGTGTCCAAACCCCCCATAGAACCCAAGCCAGCGCAGAGCCCAAGCACGACACTCACTTCGCCCCCTTTTCCATCAAGAATCAACCCTCCGCTGACGGCTTCAAGAGTTCCTGCACTTTCTGGTCCGCCGACGGCGTCTCAGCGTGGTCTCCCACCTCCATctttgccccaggatgagccacCGTGGATGGCTCTGGCCAAGAAGAAGGCCAAAGCCTGGAGCGAGATGCCCCAGATAGTTCAGTGA